In one window of Azotobacter salinestris DNA:
- a CDS encoding alpha/beta fold hydrolase, which yields MERFVQTNGLRLHCLDHPGGEPPLVLMPGLTANAHAFDGLIAAGLSPALRVLAVDLRGRGLSDKPDRGYGMAEHAADVVGLLDALGLAQVVLGGHSFGGLLALYMAAHYPGRVGRLVVLDAACSFHPQVRELIQPSLDRLGTVHPSWDEYLATIKRMPFYAGWWDPAIESAYRADVETRDDGTLRPRSRPEAIGEALDGLLAEDWPGHLAAVRQPMLLVNAPGAYGPPGTPPVLPREQALETVAAVADGRYVEVPGNHMTMLFGEGAARTVEAILDFVRP from the coding sequence GTGCTGATGCCCGGCCTGACCGCCAATGCCCATGCCTTTGATGGCCTGATCGCGGCGGGGCTGAGTCCGGCGCTGCGGGTGCTGGCCGTGGATCTGCGCGGGCGCGGGCTGAGCGATAAGCCGGACCGCGGCTACGGCATGGCCGAGCATGCCGCCGACGTGGTCGGCCTGCTGGATGCGCTGGGCTTGGCGCAGGTGGTGCTGGGCGGGCATTCGTTCGGCGGCCTGCTGGCCCTGTACATGGCGGCGCATTACCCCGGGAGGGTCGGCAGGCTGGTAGTGCTCGATGCGGCCTGCTCCTTCCATCCGCAGGTGCGCGAGCTGATCCAGCCGTCCCTGGACCGTCTGGGTACGGTGCATCCCTCGTGGGATGAGTATCTGGCGACGATCAAGCGGATGCCGTTCTACGCGGGCTGGTGGGACCCGGCCATCGAAAGCGCCTACCGCGCCGACGTGGAAACCCGCGACGACGGCACGCTCAGGCCGCGCTCGCGCCCCGAGGCGATCGGCGAGGCGCTCGACGGGCTGCTCGCCGAGGACTGGCCGGGCCATCTGGCCGCCGTCCGCCAGCCCATGCTGCTGGTCAATGCCCCGGGCGCCTACGGGCCGCCGGGCACGCCGCCGGTGCTGCCGCGCGAGCAGGCGCTGGAGACGGTCGCGGCGGTGGCCGACGGACGTTACGTCGAGGTGCCCGGCAACCACATGACCATGCTCTTCGGGGAAGGCGCCGCGCGGACGGTGGAGGCGATTCTGGATTTCGTGCGCCCATAG
- a CDS encoding homoserine kinase, giving the protein MSVFTPLERHELETFVAPYGLGRLLDFQGIAEGSENSNFFVSMEQGEYVLTLVERGQMDDLPFFIELLDVLHTADLPVPYALRTTDGQALRKLAEKPALLQPRLPGRHVQEPNAHHCREVGSLLARLHLATCKNPLPRPSDRGLEWMQEKGPELALSLPDEQLPLLREALAEVARLKARLLALPAANLHADLFRDNVLFDGAHLTGVIDFYNAFSGPMLYDLAIAVNDWCSREDGPLDPQLTQAMLAAYSAKRPFRAAEAELWPAMLRIACLRFWLSRLIAAQAFAGQQVLIHDPEVFRCRLQARRHVQVALPFAL; this is encoded by the coding sequence ATGTCGGTTTTTACCCCTCTCGAACGCCACGAGCTGGAAACCTTCGTCGCGCCCTACGGGCTCGGCCGGCTGCTGGATTTCCAAGGCATTGCCGAAGGCAGCGAGAACAGCAACTTCTTCGTCAGCATGGAACAGGGCGAGTACGTCCTGACCCTGGTCGAACGCGGCCAGATGGACGATCTGCCGTTCTTCATCGAACTGCTCGACGTGCTGCACACGGCCGACCTGCCGGTGCCCTACGCCCTGCGCACCACCGACGGCCAGGCCCTGCGCAAGCTGGCCGAGAAGCCGGCGCTGCTGCAGCCGCGCCTGCCCGGCAGGCACGTGCAGGAGCCCAACGCGCACCACTGTCGCGAAGTCGGCAGCCTGCTCGCCCGCCTGCACCTCGCGACCTGCAAGAACCCGCTGCCGCGGCCCAGCGACCGCGGCTTGGAATGGATGCAGGAAAAGGGCCCGGAACTCGCCCTGTCGCTGCCGGACGAGCAGCTGCCGCTGCTGCGCGAGGCGCTGGCCGAGGTCGCCCGGCTGAAGGCCCGCCTGCTCGCTCTGCCTGCGGCCAACCTGCACGCCGACCTGTTCCGCGACAATGTGCTGTTCGACGGTGCGCATCTGACCGGGGTGATCGACTTCTACAACGCCTTCTCCGGCCCGATGCTCTACGACCTGGCGATCGCCGTGAACGACTGGTGCTCCCGGGAAGACGGCCCCCTCGATCCGCAGCTCACCCAGGCCATGCTCGCCGCCTACTCGGCCAAACGCCCGTTCCGCGCCGCCGAGGCCGAACTCTGGCCGGCCATGCTGCGCATCGCCTGCCTGCGCTTCTGGCTGTCCCGGCTGATCGCCGCCCAGGCCTTCGCCGGCCAGCAGGTGCTGATCCACGACCCCGAAGTGTTCCGCTGCCGCCTGCAGGCGCGCCGCCACGTCCAGGTCGCCCTGCCCTTCGCCCTGTAA
- a CDS encoding DUF2782 domain-containing protein: MHTFPRLLLAGLLAFGAVGVFAQQDAPSGEPDVTIREEDDKTIEEYRVNGFLYAIKVTPKFGKPYFLVRADGNDANFVRSDEPTMRIPAWKIFEW, from the coding sequence ATGCACACCTTCCCTCGCCTGCTGCTGGCCGGTCTGCTGGCCTTCGGTGCGGTTGGCGTCTTCGCTCAGCAGGATGCACCGTCCGGCGAGCCCGACGTGACCATCCGCGAGGAGGACGACAAGACCATCGAGGAATACCGCGTCAATGGCTTCCTCTATGCCATCAAGGTCACCCCCAAGTTTGGCAAACCCTATTTCCTGGTGCGCGCCGACGGCAACGATGCCAACTTCGTGCGCTCCGACGAGCCGACCATGCGGATCCCCGCCTGGAAAATCTTCGAATGGTAA